One Leptolyngbya sp. 'hensonii' genomic window carries:
- a CDS encoding GuaB3 family IMP dehydrogenase-related protein produces MDIQIGRGKTARRAYGIDEIALVPGRRTLDPKLADTRWQIGGIEREIPIIASAMDGVVDVKMAVLLSQLGALGVLNLEGIQTRYDDPNPVLDEIAGVGTTEFVGLMQKLYAEPIKPALIERRIQEIKSQGGIAAVSATPAGAAQFGQVAAKAGADLFFIQATVVSTAHLSPETVTPLDLAQFCQDMPIPVILGNCVTYEVTLDLMKAGAAAILVGIGPGAACTSRGVLGVGVPQATAIADCAAAREDYFQETGRYVPIIADGGLITGGDICKCIACGADGVMIGSPFARAKEAPGRGFHWGMATPSPVLPRGTRIRVGSTGTLEQILRGPAQLDDGTHNLLGALQTSMGTLGAKDIKEMQAVEVVIAPSLLTEGKVYQKAQQLGMGK; encoded by the coding sequence GTGGATATTCAAATTGGTCGGGGTAAAACAGCCCGCAGGGCATACGGAATTGATGAGATTGCGCTAGTTCCCGGACGGCGAACACTTGATCCGAAATTGGCCGACACGCGCTGGCAAATTGGCGGTATTGAACGAGAAATTCCCATCATTGCCAGTGCGATGGATGGCGTAGTCGATGTGAAAATGGCTGTGCTACTGTCTCAGCTTGGCGCGTTAGGGGTTTTGAATCTGGAAGGAATTCAGACTCGCTACGACGATCCGAATCCAGTGTTGGATGAAATTGCTGGGGTTGGAACGACTGAATTTGTCGGGTTGATGCAAAAGCTCTACGCAGAACCGATCAAACCAGCACTCATTGAACGCCGAATTCAAGAAATTAAGAGTCAGGGGGGTATTGCGGCAGTCAGTGCCACCCCAGCCGGGGCCGCCCAATTTGGCCAGGTTGCTGCCAAGGCGGGAGCTGATCTGTTTTTTATTCAGGCAACAGTAGTCTCGACGGCCCATCTGTCTCCAGAGACGGTCACGCCGCTGGATCTGGCCCAGTTCTGCCAGGATATGCCCATTCCAGTGATCCTGGGGAATTGTGTCACCTATGAGGTCACCCTGGATCTGATGAAAGCAGGGGCGGCTGCTATTCTGGTGGGGATTGGCCCCGGAGCCGCCTGCACCTCCAGGGGAGTGCTGGGCGTGGGAGTGCCCCAGGCCACTGCGATCGCAGACTGCGCCGCTGCCCGTGAAGACTACTTCCAGGAAACAGGCCGGTATGTCCCTATCATTGCTGATGGGGGGCTGATTACGGGCGGCGACATCTGTAAGTGCATTGCCTGTGGCGCAGATGGGGTGATGATTGGATCTCCTTTCGCCCGGGCTAAGGAAGCCCCTGGTCGGGGGTTTCACTGGGGCATGGCCACCCCCAGTCCGGTGCTGCCCCGTGGTACACGCATCCGGGTTGGGTCCACGGGCACCCTGGAGCAGATCCTGCGCGGGCCTGCTCAACTGGATGACGGCACCCACAACCTTTTAGGCGCACTTCAGACCAGTATGGGCACTCTGGGGGCGAAGGATATCAAGGAAATGCAGGCCGTAGAAGTGGTGATTGCGCCTTCCCTGCTCACAGAGGGCAAGGTTTACCAGAAAGCTCAACAGTTGGGCATGGGCAAGTAA
- a CDS encoding NAD(P)H-quinone oxidoreductase subunit O, whose product MAVKKGDMVRVVREKLENSLEAQASDTRFSAYIFETKGEVIDLRGDYALILFGAVPTPNIWLRVDQLESFE is encoded by the coding sequence ATGGCGGTTAAAAAAGGTGACATGGTCCGAGTGGTACGCGAGAAACTGGAGAACAGCCTGGAAGCTCAGGCTAGTGATACCCGCTTTTCGGCTTATATTTTTGAAACCAAGGGGGAAGTAATCGACCTACGGGGAGACTATGCCCTGATCCTATTTGGGGCTGTTCCCACCCCAAATATCTGGTTAAGGGTTGACCAGCTCGAAAGTTTTGAGTAG
- the mdh gene encoding malate dehydrogenase, protein MSSASLANPNLLPHSARVSIVGAGNVGSTLAQRIVEKNLADVVLLDVIAGRPQGIALDLQEAQAIERHDRHVLGTNDYADTAGSDVVVITAGIPRKPGMSRDDLMKTNARIVIEAAGQSIAYSPDAILIIVTNPLDVMTYLAWQATQLPPQRMMGMAGILDSARFQAFIAMELGVSIMEVTALVLGGHGDLMVPLPRYSTVNGVPVTELLSAETIDRLVDRTRNGGAEVVELIKTGGAYFAPASAACLMVEAILFDQSRLLPIATYLQGEYGLNDIFIGVPARLGCRGIESILELSLTETEQAALRVSADSVRKNIDSITTMLGDTPGSPT, encoded by the coding sequence ATGAGTTCTGCTAGCCTTGCAAATCCTAATCTTTTGCCCCATTCTGCCCGCGTTTCGATCGTGGGAGCAGGAAATGTGGGTAGTACACTCGCCCAGCGCATTGTTGAGAAGAATCTGGCGGATGTGGTGCTGCTGGATGTGATTGCAGGCCGTCCTCAGGGAATTGCCCTCGATTTACAGGAAGCCCAGGCGATCGAACGGCACGATCGGCATGTGCTGGGGACCAACGATTATGCCGATACCGCCGGTTCGGATGTGGTGGTGATCACGGCTGGGATTCCCCGGAAACCGGGGATGAGTCGGGATGACTTGATGAAAACGAATGCCCGCATCGTCATTGAGGCGGCTGGACAGTCAATTGCCTATTCTCCCGATGCCATTCTGATCATCGTCACCAATCCCCTGGATGTGATGACCTATCTGGCCTGGCAGGCCACCCAGCTTCCTCCCCAGCGCATGATGGGGATGGCGGGGATTCTTGACTCTGCCCGCTTTCAGGCGTTTATCGCCATGGAATTGGGGGTGTCCATTATGGAAGTAACCGCTCTAGTTCTGGGGGGCCATGGGGATTTGATGGTTCCTCTGCCTCGCTACTCCACGGTGAATGGGGTCCCTGTGACGGAACTCTTGAGTGCTGAGACGATCGATCGCCTGGTCGATCGAACTCGTAATGGCGGTGCTGAAGTCGTTGAGCTGATTAAAACTGGAGGAGCCTACTTTGCTCCAGCTTCAGCAGCCTGCCTCATGGTCGAGGCTATTTTGTTCGATCAGTCGCGATTGTTACCCATTGCCACTTACCTCCAGGGTGAATATGGCCTGAATGATATTTTCATTGGTGTCCCGGCTCGCCTTGGCTGTAGAGGCATTGAGAGCATTCTGGAACTGAGCTTGACCGAAACTGAGCAAGCTGCTCTCAGGGTGTCTGCGGATTCTGTCCGTAAAAATATTGACTCGATTACAACAATGTTAGGAGATACTCCGGGTTCGCCTACCTGA